A genome region from Choloepus didactylus isolate mChoDid1 chromosome 14, mChoDid1.pri, whole genome shotgun sequence includes the following:
- the LOC119509090 gene encoding COMM domain-containing protein 5-like has translation MSAVGAAAPYLHHPGDGLSGRVSFLGAQLPPEVAAMAQHLGELDRGTFRKLLKLVVSSLQGEDCREAMQHLGASVDVPEEHLGTMVAGVHTLLWQALRLPPASLKPNAFKDQLQELSIPQDLVGDLASVVFGSQRPLLDSVARQQGVWLPHVASFRWRVDVAISTSTLTRALQPSVLMQLKLSNGSAHRFEVPMAKFQELRYSVALILKEMADLEKRCDLRLQD, from the coding sequence ATGTCTGCTGTGGGGGCTGCAGCCCCATACCTGCATCATCCTGGTGATGGTCTCAGTGGGCGTGTGAGTTTCTTGGGGGCCCAGCTCCCTCCAGAGGTGGCAGCAATGGCCCAGCACCTGGGGGAGCTCGACAGGGGCACATTCAGGAAGTTGCTGAAGCTGGTGGTCAGCAGCCTGCAAGGGGAGGACTGTCGGGAGGCCATGCAACATCTCGGGGCCAGTGTGGATGTGCCGGAGGAGCATCTGGGCACCATGGTGGCAGGTGTGCATACGCTGCTCTGGCAGGCCCTCCGGCTGCCTCCGGCCAGCCTGAAGCCCAATGCCTTCAAGGACCAGCTGCAGGAGCTCAGCATCCCCCAAGACCTAGTTGGGGACTTGGCTAGCGTGGTGTTTGGGAGCCAGCGGCCCCTCCTTGACTCCGTGGCCAGGCAGCAGGGGGTCTGGCTGCCACATGTTGCCAGCTTCAGGTGGAGGGTAGATGTGGCAATTTCCACCAGCACCCTGACCCGTGCTCTGCAGCCGAGCGTCCTGATGCAGCTGAAGCTTTCCAATGGGTCGGCGCATCGCTTCGAAGTCCCCATGGCCAAGTTCCAGGAGCTGAGGTACAGCGTGGCCCTGATCCTGAAGGAGATGGCGGATCTGGAGAAGAGGTGTGACCTCAGACTCCAGGACTGA